One Carassius gibelio isolate Cgi1373 ecotype wild population from Czech Republic chromosome A20, carGib1.2-hapl.c, whole genome shotgun sequence DNA segment encodes these proteins:
- the LOC127938877 gene encoding E3 SUMO-protein ligase ZBED1-like: MAESSEKIRSESKKLKDAPATFKSKVWTYFGFYNSADGAKLEKDYTICKNCFAKVHYTGNTTNMHSHLSRHHPELCEKAVVGAGSKPTHPVVNTLFQAKLPPCSARAKSITNGIAVYMCKGLRPYSEVENEGFCFLMNILEPRFDIPSRKYFAEKMIPALYDQTRAKVESALESAERVGLTCDGWTSRATESYITVTVHFINEDWEIKSYVLQTRAMHETHTGTHIADVLKAAVGEWNLDAKKPVVVTDNASNMRVAMDLTGYQHVRCFAHVLNLASQRALKIAAVTKVLVKVRRISTFFHRSTTGAEALKRNQELLGLPLHKLITDMPVRWNSAYEMISRFLEQQPAVCAALLSPEVRKNVTDCALTENDISSAEEMVEAFRPMLVATNIMCEEKNPTISVVAPLHAQLLRDTTSTEEDSPLVREIKGAINQDLSKRYQSEVEKDLLRMSSALDPRFKSLLFLSSEEVQDTYAKLQSKAAALKEDDPVPCGDVKGDLEEEETCTAKKRKSALVDLLGQTFKKTSYVSTSATSIAEKEIKQYQDAPSLPLTEDPLLWWKSQQHVFPLLSKLAHMHLCIPGTSVAAERVFSTAGDIISAQRSSLTPEHADQLLFLKKNMNI, from the exons ATGGCGGAGTCAAGCGAGAAAATTAGAAGTGAGAGCAAGAAGTTAAAGGACGCTCCAGCAACATTTAAATCCAAAGTGTGGACTTACTTTGGATTTTATAACAGTGCTGACGGGGCAAAGCTAGAAAAGGACTACACAATATGCAAGAACTGCTTTGCAAAAGTCCACTACACGGGAAACACGACCAACATGCACAGCCACCTCTCGCGGCATCACCCGGAGCTCTGTGAGAAAGCCGTGGTTGGTGCTGGCTCAAAGCCGACACACCCCGTCGTAAACACCCTTTTCCAGGCAAAGCTACCACCTTGTTCTGCTAGGGCAAAGTCAATCACAAATGGGATCGCTGTTTACATGTGTAAAGGGCTCCGTCCGTACAGCGAGGTGGAGAACGAAGGGTTCTGCTTTTTAATGAATATCTTAGAGCCACGCTTTGATATTCCCTCTCGGAAATATTTTGCTGAAAAAATGATTCCGGCACTTTATGACCAGACCAGGGCTAAAGTTGAGTCGGCACTCGAGTCGGCAGAAAGAGTAGGGCTCACGTGTGACGGATGGACATCGAGAGCCACAGAGTCCTACATAACGGTCACTGTACATTTTATAAACGAAGACTGGGAAATTAAGTCATATGTCCTGCAAACCCGAGCAATGCACGAAACGCACACTGGGACACACATTGCCGATGTACTGAAAGCCGCAGTGGGGGAGTGGAATCTTGACGCTAAGAAGCCAGTGGTTGTCACCGACAACGCATCAAACATGCGTGTAGCAATGGACTTGACAGGATACCAACATGTTAGATGTTTTGCTCATGTTTTAAATCTTGCATCCCAACGTGCGCTGAAAATAGCTGCTGTTACCAAGGTACTTGTCAAAGTTAGGAGGATCTCAACATTCTTTCATCGAAGCACAACTGGAGCAGAAGCACTGAAAAGAAACCAGGAACTCCTTGGCCTCCCCCTTCACAAGCTCATCACGGACATGCCTGTTCGTTGGAATAGTGCCTATGAGATGATCTCCAGGTTTCTTGAGCAACAGCCAGCTGTCTGTGCTGCCCTCTTATCACCAGAG gtgAGAAAGAATGTGACTGACTGTGCTCTGACAGAGAATGACATCTCAAGTGCTGAAGAGATGGTGGAAGCATTTAGACCAATGCTTGTGGCAACAAATATCATGTGTGAGGAAAAGAATCCCACCATTTCAGTGGTTGCTCCTCTTCATGCCCAACTGCTGCGAGACACAACCAGCACTGAAGAAGATTCCCCTCTGGTTCGAGAGATTAAGGGAGCCATCAATCAAGACCTTTCAAAGAGATATCAATCAGAGGTGGAAAAAGATCTCCTACGCATGTCCTCAGCCCTGGACCCTAGATTTAAATCCCTTTTATTTCTGTCATCTGAAGAAGTGCAAGACACTTATGCAAAACTACAGTCAAAAGCTGCAGCTTTAAAAGAGGATGATCCAGTGCCTTGTGGTGATGTTAAGGGGGATTTAGAGGAAGAGGAGACCTgcacagcaaaaaaaagaaagtctgcaCTTGTTGATCTTCTTGGTCAGACCTTCAAGAAGACCTCTTATGTCTCTACATCAGCAACCTCAATTGCAGAGAAGGAGATAAAACAATATCAAGATGCTCCTTCTCTGCCTCTCACTGAAGATCCACTGTTGTGGTGGAAATCTCAGCAACATGTGTTCCCTCTCCTTTCCAAGCTGGCCCATATGCATTTGTGTATTCCTGGGACCAGTGTAGCAGCTGAGAGGGTCTTTTCAACTGCAGGAGATATTATCAGTGCCCAAAGAAGTTCACTCACTCCTGAACATGCTGACCAACTCCTCTTTCTCAAgaaaaatatgaacatataa